One Thermoplasma volcanium GSS1 genomic window carries:
- a CDS encoding DUF92 domain-containing protein, translated as MRVYQETLGFKKEDGNTTLAMVLLTILILGILFVASLKLNVLDLRGSTIALFIGAFISFIGSIYWLILMLIFVASSFIATKAFFKTKKLMKVQEGQNGERKASNVTYAAVTGIIITFIYALYPHMQNYFFELFAISFAVINSDTFASEIGVIDKKVYMITNFKKVNPGVNGGVSLTGELAALLGGFIIAISYSLFAYRSVQAYPVALVTLAGFAGCQIDSVLGSLFENRGKLNKGQVNFLASFLTVAASAALIV; from the coding sequence TTGAGAGTATACCAAGAGACTCTAGGCTTCAAGAAAGAGGATGGTAATACGACACTGGCGATGGTGCTCCTAACTATTCTCATTCTTGGGATTCTTTTCGTTGCCTCGTTAAAACTCAACGTACTGGACCTTAGGGGGAGCACGATCGCCCTTTTCATAGGTGCATTTATCTCATTCATTGGTTCTATATATTGGCTTATATTGATGTTGATATTCGTAGCTTCATCGTTTATAGCTACAAAGGCATTTTTCAAAACAAAGAAGCTTATGAAGGTACAGGAGGGACAAAATGGTGAGAGGAAAGCATCAAACGTAACCTACGCCGCTGTAACTGGTATCATAATAACATTCATTTACGCATTGTATCCACACATGCAGAATTACTTCTTCGAACTGTTTGCTATATCTTTTGCAGTAATAAATTCAGATACATTTGCCTCGGAAATTGGGGTAATCGACAAGAAAGTTTACATGATAACGAATTTCAAGAAGGTTAATCCAGGCGTAAATGGAGGTGTATCTCTAACCGGCGAATTAGCTGCCCTTCTTGGCGGTTTTATTATCGCAATATCATATTCCCTGTTTGCCTATAGGTCTGTGCAAGCTTATCCTGTGGCTCTGGTTACGCTAGCCGGATTCGCTGGTTGCCAGATAGATAGTGTATTAGGAAGTCTCTTTGAGAACAGGGGAAAATTGAATAAAGGGCAGGTGAATTTCCTGGCCTCATTCCTTACGGTGGCTGCGTCTGCGGCCTTAATTGTCTAA
- the pdxS gene encoding pyridoxal 5'-phosphate synthase lyase subunit PdxS, with protein sequence MALDLEKLKFGTELIKRGFSSMTKGGVIMDVTTAEQAKIAEKAGAVAVMALERVPADIRAAGGVARMADPKKIREILDAVTIPVMAKVRIGHISEAYTLEKLGVDMLDESEVLTPADPFFHLYKKKLTVPVVSGARNLPEAVRRIFEGAAMVRTKGEAGTGNIIEAVRHIRKVNEEIAIVRRMTQDEIKTAAENIASSYFQLRNEASTDLFGQSGKVLYDDVYYGMSREKIVKGISDILRQIRKLNRLPVVNFAAGGVATPADGALMMELGADGVFVGSGIFKSPDPEKMAKSIVEAVENYKDYDVVARVSEGLQGMPGIDIESIPRDSRLQERGW encoded by the coding sequence ATGGCTCTCGATCTTGAAAAGCTAAAGTTTGGAACGGAGCTCATTAAGAGAGGCTTCTCATCTATGACAAAGGGTGGAGTGATCATGGACGTGACAACCGCAGAGCAGGCTAAGATAGCTGAGAAGGCCGGTGCGGTTGCAGTTATGGCCCTAGAGCGCGTTCCCGCAGATATAAGGGCTGCAGGCGGGGTTGCGAGGATGGCCGATCCAAAGAAAATAAGAGAAATACTTGATGCTGTCACGATACCGGTTATGGCTAAAGTGAGGATTGGGCATATATCGGAAGCTTATACGTTAGAGAAGCTAGGCGTGGATATGCTTGACGAAAGCGAAGTTTTAACGCCGGCCGATCCATTCTTCCACCTTTACAAGAAGAAATTGACTGTCCCGGTAGTTTCGGGTGCTAGGAATTTGCCGGAAGCCGTTCGGCGAATATTTGAAGGTGCTGCCATGGTTAGGACGAAGGGCGAGGCAGGTACAGGAAATATAATCGAGGCGGTTAGGCACATAAGAAAGGTAAATGAAGAGATAGCGATCGTAAGAAGGATGACACAGGACGAGATAAAGACCGCGGCAGAAAACATAGCTTCTTCGTATTTTCAACTTAGGAACGAAGCCTCTACTGATTTGTTCGGCCAATCAGGAAAAGTACTGTATGATGATGTATATTATGGGATGAGCCGTGAGAAGATAGTGAAGGGCATTTCTGACATATTAAGGCAGATTAGAAAGCTTAACCGCTTACCAGTGGTAAACTTCGCAGCTGGCGGTGTTGCTACTCCTGCAGATGGTGCCTTGATGATGGAGCTCGGAGCGGATGGCGTCTTTGTTGGCAGCGGGATATTCAAATCACCGGATCCCGAGAAAATGGCAAAGAGCATAGTCGAAGCTGTGGAGAATTACAAGGATTACGATGTAGTTGCGAGGGTTTCAGAAGGCCTCCAGGGAATGCCTGGCATAGATATTGAGAGTATACCAAGAGACTCTAGGCTTCAAGAAAGAGGATGGTAA
- the purB gene encoding adenylosuccinate lyase → MVVSPLEYRYGREQIKRIFDDENRLYYMLKVEAAISKAEAEYGIIPPEAAEDIGKVVADRIVQLQRVREIEAEIKHDVMAMVKALSEKCKVGASYVHYGVTSNDVNDTATALQMHDFFSFLKQDIEDIMETLIELTLRYKSSPMMGRTHGQHASPITIGLKFAVYLSEFSRHYDRMIEMSKRAFAGKVLGPVGTGAALGPKALDIQNRVMEILGIYAEEGPTQIVNRDRYIEYLSVINGISVTLEKIGTEIRNLQRPEIDEMSEYFDVERQVGSSSMPSKVNPINSENVVSLSRLIRSMIIPEYEAGVTWHERDLTNSALERFTIPYSSILVDYILVKMNSILSSLIIKEDKIRKNLEMDDSIFSESLVAALTQAGMPRQDAHEFIRRCSMKARSEGKTLKHVVVEEGITNYIRRDELDRLMDPANFIGSAPEICDIVVNNARRRLIN, encoded by the coding sequence ATGGTAGTCTCCCCATTAGAGTATAGATACGGCAGGGAACAGATAAAGAGAATATTTGACGATGAAAACCGCCTCTACTATATGCTTAAAGTAGAGGCAGCAATATCAAAGGCAGAAGCGGAATATGGTATTATACCGCCCGAGGCCGCCGAAGATATTGGGAAAGTAGTCGCAGACCGCATAGTACAGCTGCAGAGAGTAAGAGAAATAGAAGCAGAGATAAAGCACGATGTAATGGCTATGGTGAAAGCGTTATCAGAAAAATGCAAAGTTGGCGCCAGTTACGTACATTACGGCGTCACATCTAACGACGTAAACGATACGGCAACAGCACTGCAAATGCATGATTTCTTTTCTTTCCTGAAGCAGGATATAGAAGATATTATGGAGACACTCATCGAATTGACGTTAAGATATAAATCGAGCCCAATGATGGGTAGGACGCATGGCCAGCACGCTTCACCAATCACTATCGGCCTAAAATTTGCCGTTTACCTTTCAGAGTTTTCAAGGCACTATGATCGTATGATTGAAATGTCAAAAAGAGCTTTCGCTGGCAAAGTGCTCGGGCCGGTAGGAACAGGTGCTGCCCTAGGCCCCAAAGCCCTTGATATACAGAATAGAGTTATGGAGATACTGGGTATATACGCAGAAGAGGGCCCAACACAGATAGTAAATAGAGACCGATACATAGAATATCTATCCGTAATAAACGGGATCTCTGTAACATTAGAAAAGATAGGTACAGAGATAAGGAACCTGCAGAGGCCAGAGATAGATGAGATGTCCGAATATTTTGATGTGGAGAGGCAGGTCGGTTCTAGTTCAATGCCCAGCAAGGTGAACCCAATAAATTCTGAAAATGTAGTTAGTTTATCGAGGCTTATAAGATCCATGATAATACCGGAATACGAGGCTGGCGTTACATGGCACGAAAGGGATCTGACGAACAGCGCTCTGGAAAGGTTTACGATACCATATTCTTCGATACTTGTGGATTATATCCTTGTTAAGATGAACTCAATCCTATCTAGCCTTATTATTAAGGAGGATAAGATTAGGAAAAATCTTGAAATGGATGACAGCATATTTTCTGAGAGCTTGGTAGCTGCTCTTACTCAGGCCGGCATGCCAAGGCAGGACGCACACGAATTCATAAGGAGATGTTCAATGAAAGCAAGATCTGAAGGCAAGACACTGAAACATGTAGTCGTAGAAGAGGGCATAACCAATTATATAAGAAGAGATGAGCTAGATCGCCTGATGGATCCTGCAAACTTCATTGGTTCCGCACCAGAAATATGTGATATAGTGGTAAATAATGCAAGGAGGAGGCTGATCAACTGA
- a CDS encoding diphthine--ammonia ligase, translating to MMSGGKDSFLSAVIAIEQGLELEKALIVKPSEYSYMFHFPNVLYATETASLLDLEYEFVDEAHFERKISELAGEGLNAIVSGAIASEYQKTRIERLCTANKIVSFTPLWKIDQERIIREIINAGIRAMIVSVSAEGLGEQDLGKEINLPYLDHLKSLEKRYGINISGEGGEYESFVFGYGSKVKRVQGHRVWSGSGGYFIIDRIES from the coding sequence TTGATGTCTGGCGGAAAAGATTCATTCTTGTCGGCCGTTATAGCCATAGAACAGGGTCTTGAATTAGAAAAAGCCCTTATTGTGAAGCCAAGTGAGTATTCGTACATGTTTCACTTTCCAAACGTGTTATACGCAACAGAAACTGCCTCACTTCTTGACCTGGAATATGAATTTGTCGACGAGGCTCACTTCGAAAGGAAGATCTCCGAACTTGCTGGAGAAGGTCTTAACGCTATCGTATCTGGAGCTATCGCTTCTGAATACCAGAAGACAAGGATCGAAAGGCTATGCACTGCAAACAAAATAGTTTCATTCACACCACTCTGGAAGATTGATCAAGAACGAATAATCAGGGAAATAATAAACGCAGGGATAAGGGCGATGATAGTCTCAGTATCTGCCGAAGGGTTAGGTGAGCAAGATCTAGGAAAGGAGATAAACTTGCCTTACTTAGATCATCTCAAATCGTTGGAGAAAAGGTATGGTATAAATATAAGTGGCGAAGGTGGTGAATATGAGAGCTTCGTCTTTGGTTATGGCTCTAAGGTGAAGAGGGTGCAGGGCCATCGTGTATGGAGTGGGTCAGGCGGATATTTCATTATAGACCGGATAGAATCATAA